One segment of Manihot esculenta cultivar AM560-2 chromosome 4, M.esculenta_v8, whole genome shotgun sequence DNA contains the following:
- the LOC110613050 gene encoding LEAF RUST 10 DISEASE-RESISTANCE LOCUS RECEPTOR-LIKE PROTEIN KINASE-like 2.2 isoform X1, giving the protein MYGKPIENRNISLSLKQENKHMVYPSLCSPMIIESLIFLFLLISQTTCNSTEINDQCAASSCGNIHNISYPFRLHTDPKNCGDHNYELACENNLTVLSLFGGKYYVQAINYDNFTIRLVDAGVNQYDCSSIPRFPFTFDNLILGNHGYLVSDLTRMICFIKCPSPVHSPSYLDYSACINGGSALKMHTYAMIIDESNWISDLMDLCSLEMISLIPHELGLENKNNISCVEIHRRLAFGFQLYWHSNSSVIFLDVDNRISGICTLFNEFIYGISLIIETIESEYSTIFTDIGIFWFVRALLGLPCVIAFLIFKWRRKHMSEYNTIEEFLQSHSNLMPVRYSYSQIKKITGGLKEKLGEGGFGSVYKGKLRSGQFSAVKILDKSKANVQDFINEVATLGKIHHVNVVQLIGFCAETSKQALVYEFMSKGSLRKYIDLEGSISISWEKLFEISLGVAYGIEYLHRGCDMQILHFDIKPDNILLDENFIPKISDFGLAKFYPTKGSIASLTVKGGTEGYMAPELFYKNMGGVSYKADVYSFGQLVLQIADRGKKENNKVIESLSEVYSPYRLHDQLSSGNLPIEDITEEEKIKARKMIITGLWCVQFQPSDRPAMNKVIEMLEGDLESLQVPPRPTLFPLDSVNTNWRELLLMTDDFTESSRSIKNLDQGTQ; this is encoded by the exons ATGTATGGGAAGCCAATTGAGAACAGAAATATTTCTCTTTCTCTGAAGCAGGAAAACAAACACATGGTGTATCCATCTCTCTGCTCTCCCATGATCATAGAAAGTCTTATCTTTCTTTTCCTGCTTATCTCCCAAACAACCTGCAATTCTACAGAAATAAATGATCAGTGTGCAGCTTCTTCATGTGGAAATATCCATAACATTAGTTACCCTTTTCGATTACATACTGATCCAAAAAATTGCGGAGACCACAATTATGAGCTTGCTTGTGAAAATAATCTGACAGTGTTGAGTCTATTCGGAGGAAAATACTATGTTCAGGCCATCAACTACGATAACTTCACTATCCGACTGGTGGATGCCGGCGTCAATCAATATGATTGTTCCTCCATTCCTCGTTTTCCTTTTACTTTCGACAACTTAATTTTGGGAAATCATGGATACTTGGTTTCCGATTTAACGCGTATGATTTGTTTCATCAAGTGCCCAAGTCCAGTTCACTCTCCATCTTACTTGGACTATTCTGCTTGCATCAATGGAGGATCTGCCTTGAAGATGCATACTTATGCGATGATTATAGATGAATCGAATTGGATATCTGATTTGATGGATTTGTGCAGCTTGGAGATGATATCTTTGATTCCACATGAATTGGGCTTGGAAAACAAGAATAATATATCCTGCGTTGAAATTCACAGGCGACTTGCATTCGGGTTTCAGCTTTACTGGCACAGCAACAGCTCGGTAATCTTCCTGGACGTTGATAACCGCATCAGTG GTATATGTACACTCTTCAATGAATTTATATATGGAATCAGTTTGATCATCGAAACAATCGAAT CTGAGTACTCAACGATATTCACTGATATTG GAATTTTTTGGTTTGTAAGAGCTTTACTAGGACTTCCATGTGTAATTGCTTTTCTTATATTCAAGTGGCGAAGGAAACATATGTCAGAATATAACACAATCGAAGAATTCCTACAGAGTCACAGTAACCTTATGCCGGTAAGATATTCCTACTCACAAATTAAGAAAATCACCGgaggtttgaaagaaaagttaggAGAAGGAGGCTTTGGTTCTGTATATAAAGGAAAGCTCCGTAGTGGCCAGTTTAGTGCAGTAAAGATATTGGATAAATCTAAAGCTAATGTACAAGATTTTATCAATGAAGTTGCTACTCTCGGGAAGATTCATCATGTTAATGTGGTTCAACTAATTGGTTTTTGTGCCGAGACATCAAAACAAGCTCTCGTATATGAATTCATGTCTAAAGGATCTCTTAGAAAATATATTGATCTTGAAGGATCCATTTCGATAAGTTGGGAAAAATTATTTGAGATATCTCTTGGAGTGGCTTATGGTATTGAATATCTACATCGAGGGTGTGATATGCAAATCCTTCATTTCGATATCAAACCTGACAACATTCTACTAGATGAAAATTTCATTCCAAAGATTTCTGATTTTGGGCTGGCAAAATTTTATCCAACCAAGGGGAGCATTGCATCTCTTACCGTCAAAGGGGGAACAGAAGGATATATGGCTCCAGAATTATTCTACAAGAATATGGGGGGTGTTTCATATAAAGCAGATGTGTATAGCTTTGGACAATTGGTGTTACAAATAGCAGacagaggaaagaaagaaaataataaagttattGAAAGTTTAAGTGAAGTTTATAGTCCATATCGGCTTCATGACCAACTGTCTAGTGGAAATTTACCAATAGAAGACATAACAgaggaagaaaaaataaaagcaagGAAAATGATTATAACAGGATTATGGTGCGTACAGTTTCAACCTTCTGATCGTCCTGCTATGAATAAAGTCATAGAGATGCTTGAAGGAGATTTAGAAAGCCTACAAGTACCTCCCAGACCTACTTTATTTCCTCTAGATTCTGTAAATACAAATTGGCgagaattattattaatgaCAGATGATTTTACAGAATCGAGTAGATCGATTAAAAATCTAGATCAAGGGACACAATAG
- the LOC110612529 gene encoding rust resistance kinase Lr10, whose amino-acid sequence MMSNSNEMVVCLFLLPSILFLAQHGAGLDHQCSTSTCGIQGPPVRFPFRIKGRQPPHCSYPEVGFDLRCSEKNHTVMELPNSWKLLVQTIDYKSQVIYASDFDRVCLPKRLLLSSNLSDIYPFRLMDYIFSFTLFNCSSKKGHSLQPITCLSSLHHYVYAITSQSSIQDLVLLLSCSKLQNISVASEYSLYSQENVLQFSWYYPECSYCEEKGKYCRLKGSETECYGIIKPAKGSATKFITTGAVLGSIFLVVAAILLYRRYRFNRTEREYQSKIEKFLEDYKAFKPTRYSYADIKRMTNKFKVELGQGAYGTVFRGKLSNEILVAVKVLNNSEGNGEEFVNEVEAIGKIHHVNVIRLIGFCADGFRRALVYEYLPNSLQKFISSADSKRHLLGWKRLQDIVLGIAKGIEYLHQGCERRILHFDIKPHNILLDHDFAPKITDFGLSKFCSKDQIVVSIKTARGTAGYMAPELFSRNFQNVSYKSDVYSFGIVVLEMVGGRKIARVTEENDEQIYFPKWIYNLLERGEDLRFEIEEEGDTKIAKKLAIVGLQCIQWNPADRPSMNVVVRILEGDGDNLPIPPNPFWSAVPARMNSKKSQRRLHQELDVISETE is encoded by the exons ATGATGAGTAATTCAAATGAAATGGTGGTATGCTTGTTCCTCTTGCCGTCCATTTTATTCCTAGCACAGCATGGAGCAGGCCTTGATCATCAGTGCAGTACATCGACATGTGGGATACAAGGCCCACCTGTCCGATTTCCGTTCCGAATCAAAGGGAGACAACCACCCCACTGTAGCTATCCTGAAGTTGGGTTTGATCTGCGGTGCTCGGAGAAGAACCATACAGTTATGGAGTTGCCAAATTCATGGAAGCTCTTGGTGCAAACAATTGATTACAAGTCTCAAGTGATTTATGCAAGTGATTTTGATAGAGTTTGTCTTCCAAAACGGCTTCTTCTTAGTTCCAATCTCTCTGATATTTATCCTTTCAGGTTGATGGATTACATTTTTAGTTTTACCTTATTTAATTGTTCTTCAAAGAAAGGACATTCGCTCCAGCCAATCACTTGCCTAAGTAGTCTTCATCATTATGTTTATGCCATTACTTCGCAATCTTCTATTCAAGACTTAGTGCTGCTGCTGTCTTGCTCCAAGCTACAAAACATTTCAGTGGCTTCAGAATATAGTCTCTATTCTCAGGAAAATGTTCTTCAATTCAGTTGGTACTATCCGGAATGTAGTTATTGTGAAGAAAAAGGCAAGTACTGCAGATTGAAGGGATCTGAAACTGAATGCTACGGCATCATCAAACCAGCTAAAG GGTCAGCAACAAAGTTCATAACAACAG GTGCAGTTCTGGGTTCAATTTTTCTTGTAGTAGCAGCGATTCTACTCTACCGCAGGTATAGGTTCAATAGAACAGAAAGAGAATATCAGTCCAAGATTGAAAAATTTTTGGAGGACTACAAAGCTTTTAAGCCTACTAGATATTCCTATGCCGACATTAAGAGGATGACGAACAAGTTCAAAGTTGAATTGGGACAAGGAGCTTACGGAACTGTGTTCAGAGGAAAGCTATCTAATGAAATTCTGGTAGCTGTTAAGGTCCTCAACAACTCCGAAGGAAATGGAGAGGAGTTTGTCAATGAAGTGGAAGCAATAGGCAAAATCCACCATGTCAATGTGATCCGCTTGATTGGATTTTGTGCTGATGGGTTTAGACGAGCTCTAGTATATGAATATTTGCCAAATTCATTACAAAAATTCATATCTTCTGCCGACTCCAAGAGGCATCTCCTTGGCTGGAAAAGGCTGCAAGATATTGTTCTTGGCATAGCTAAAGGGATTGAATATCTTCATCAAGGATGTGAACGGAGAATCCTCCACTTTGATATTAAGCCCCATAACATCTTACTCGACCATGATTTCGCCCCGAAAATCACCGATTTTGGCCTGTCCAAGTTTTGTTCCAAGGATCAAATTGTTGTGTCCATCAAAACAGCTAGAGGTACTGCTGGGTACATGGCACCTGAACTATTCTCAAGGAACTTTCAAAATGTCTCCTACAAGTCAGATGTTTATAGTTTTGGAATTGTAGTGTTAGAAATGGTTGGAGGAAGGAAAATTGCTCGTGTAACTGAGGAAAACGATGAGCAAATATACTTCCCAAAATGGATTTATAATCTTTTGGAAAGAGGAGAAGACCTCAGATTTGAGATTGAGGAAGAGGGAGATACTAAAATTGCAAAGAAACTTGCAATTGTGGGACTGCAATGCATTCAGTGGAACCCAGCAGATCGACCCTCCATGAATGTTGTAGTTCGTATATTGGAAGGGGACGGAGATAATCTACCAATACCTCCTAATCCTTTTTGGTCTGCAGTTCCTGCAAGAATGAATTCAAAAAAATCTCAAAGACGGCTTCATCAAGAATTGGATGTCATATCAGAAACGGAGTAA
- the LOC110613050 gene encoding LEAF RUST 10 DISEASE-RESISTANCE LOCUS RECEPTOR-LIKE PROTEIN KINASE-like 2.4 isoform X2: MYGKPIENRNISLSLKQENKHMVYPSLCSPMIIESLIFLFLLISQTTCNSTEINDQCAASSCGNIHNISYPFRLHTDPKNCGDHNYELACENNLTVLSLFGGKYYVQAINYDNFTIRLVDAGVNQYDCSSIPRFPFTFDNLILGNHGYLVSDLTRMICFIKCPSPVHSPSYLDYSACINGGSALKMHTYAMIIDESNWISDLMDLCSLEMISLIPHELGLENKNNISCVEIHRRLAFGFQLYWHSNSSVIFLDVDNRISAEYSTIFTDIGIFWFVRALLGLPCVIAFLIFKWRRKHMSEYNTIEEFLQSHSNLMPVRYSYSQIKKITGGLKEKLGEGGFGSVYKGKLRSGQFSAVKILDKSKANVQDFINEVATLGKIHHVNVVQLIGFCAETSKQALVYEFMSKGSLRKYIDLEGSISISWEKLFEISLGVAYGIEYLHRGCDMQILHFDIKPDNILLDENFIPKISDFGLAKFYPTKGSIASLTVKGGTEGYMAPELFYKNMGGVSYKADVYSFGQLVLQIADRGKKENNKVIESLSEVYSPYRLHDQLSSGNLPIEDITEEEKIKARKMIITGLWCVQFQPSDRPAMNKVIEMLEGDLESLQVPPRPTLFPLDSVNTNWRELLLMTDDFTESSRSIKNLDQGTQ; encoded by the exons ATGTATGGGAAGCCAATTGAGAACAGAAATATTTCTCTTTCTCTGAAGCAGGAAAACAAACACATGGTGTATCCATCTCTCTGCTCTCCCATGATCATAGAAAGTCTTATCTTTCTTTTCCTGCTTATCTCCCAAACAACCTGCAATTCTACAGAAATAAATGATCAGTGTGCAGCTTCTTCATGTGGAAATATCCATAACATTAGTTACCCTTTTCGATTACATACTGATCCAAAAAATTGCGGAGACCACAATTATGAGCTTGCTTGTGAAAATAATCTGACAGTGTTGAGTCTATTCGGAGGAAAATACTATGTTCAGGCCATCAACTACGATAACTTCACTATCCGACTGGTGGATGCCGGCGTCAATCAATATGATTGTTCCTCCATTCCTCGTTTTCCTTTTACTTTCGACAACTTAATTTTGGGAAATCATGGATACTTGGTTTCCGATTTAACGCGTATGATTTGTTTCATCAAGTGCCCAAGTCCAGTTCACTCTCCATCTTACTTGGACTATTCTGCTTGCATCAATGGAGGATCTGCCTTGAAGATGCATACTTATGCGATGATTATAGATGAATCGAATTGGATATCTGATTTGATGGATTTGTGCAGCTTGGAGATGATATCTTTGATTCCACATGAATTGGGCTTGGAAAACAAGAATAATATATCCTGCGTTGAAATTCACAGGCGACTTGCATTCGGGTTTCAGCTTTACTGGCACAGCAACAGCTCGGTAATCTTCCTGGACGTTGATAACCGCATCAGTG CTGAGTACTCAACGATATTCACTGATATTG GAATTTTTTGGTTTGTAAGAGCTTTACTAGGACTTCCATGTGTAATTGCTTTTCTTATATTCAAGTGGCGAAGGAAACATATGTCAGAATATAACACAATCGAAGAATTCCTACAGAGTCACAGTAACCTTATGCCGGTAAGATATTCCTACTCACAAATTAAGAAAATCACCGgaggtttgaaagaaaagttaggAGAAGGAGGCTTTGGTTCTGTATATAAAGGAAAGCTCCGTAGTGGCCAGTTTAGTGCAGTAAAGATATTGGATAAATCTAAAGCTAATGTACAAGATTTTATCAATGAAGTTGCTACTCTCGGGAAGATTCATCATGTTAATGTGGTTCAACTAATTGGTTTTTGTGCCGAGACATCAAAACAAGCTCTCGTATATGAATTCATGTCTAAAGGATCTCTTAGAAAATATATTGATCTTGAAGGATCCATTTCGATAAGTTGGGAAAAATTATTTGAGATATCTCTTGGAGTGGCTTATGGTATTGAATATCTACATCGAGGGTGTGATATGCAAATCCTTCATTTCGATATCAAACCTGACAACATTCTACTAGATGAAAATTTCATTCCAAAGATTTCTGATTTTGGGCTGGCAAAATTTTATCCAACCAAGGGGAGCATTGCATCTCTTACCGTCAAAGGGGGAACAGAAGGATATATGGCTCCAGAATTATTCTACAAGAATATGGGGGGTGTTTCATATAAAGCAGATGTGTATAGCTTTGGACAATTGGTGTTACAAATAGCAGacagaggaaagaaagaaaataataaagttattGAAAGTTTAAGTGAAGTTTATAGTCCATATCGGCTTCATGACCAACTGTCTAGTGGAAATTTACCAATAGAAGACATAACAgaggaagaaaaaataaaagcaagGAAAATGATTATAACAGGATTATGGTGCGTACAGTTTCAACCTTCTGATCGTCCTGCTATGAATAAAGTCATAGAGATGCTTGAAGGAGATTTAGAAAGCCTACAAGTACCTCCCAGACCTACTTTATTTCCTCTAGATTCTGTAAATACAAATTGGCgagaattattattaatgaCAGATGATTTTACAGAATCGAGTAGATCGATTAAAAATCTAGATCAAGGGACACAATAG